Proteins encoded within one genomic window of Amycolatopsis nigrescens CSC17Ta-90:
- the folE gene encoding GTP cyclohydrolase I FolE — protein MGVGNDPVRVGGPVFDQDRAEKAVRELLLACGEDPDRDGLLDTPARVARAYREMFAGLYDDPDTVLDKTFDESHEELILVTDIPMYSTCEHHLVPFHGVAHVGYIPNGHGKVTGLSKLARLVDLYAKRPQVQERLTSQVANALQRKLEPRGVIVVVEAEHLCMAMRGIRKPGARTTTSAVRGLLQTSASSRAEALDLIKGRR, from the coding sequence ATGGGCGTCGGCAATGACCCGGTCCGCGTAGGCGGGCCGGTGTTCGACCAGGATCGCGCCGAAAAGGCGGTGCGCGAGCTACTACTCGCGTGTGGTGAAGACCCGGACCGGGATGGCCTGCTGGACACCCCGGCCCGGGTCGCCCGCGCGTACCGGGAAATGTTCGCCGGGCTCTACGACGACCCGGACACGGTGCTGGACAAGACCTTCGACGAGAGCCACGAAGAACTGATCCTCGTCACCGACATCCCGATGTACTCGACCTGTGAACACCATTTGGTGCCATTCCATGGGGTTGCCCATGTCGGCTACATCCCGAACGGGCACGGCAAGGTGACCGGGTTGTCCAAGCTGGCCAGGCTGGTCGACCTGTATGCGAAGCGGCCGCAGGTGCAGGAGCGGCTCACATCGCAGGTGGCGAACGCCTTGCAGCGCAAGCTGGAGCCGCGCGGGGTGATCGTGGTGGTCGAGGCCGAGCACCTGTGCATGGCGATGCGGGGTATCCGGAAGCCGGGCGCCCGCACCACCACCTCCGCGGTCCGGGGTCTGCTGCAGACCTCGGCGTCTTCGCGGGCGGAGGCGCTGGATCTGATCAAGGGGCGCCGGTGA